Proteins encoded within one genomic window of bacterium:
- a CDS encoding CBS domain-containing protein codes for MSTIETLMATEMITVAPGDSVAEAARRMLANRVGAVLVVEGGRLRGLVSERDIAARVVAVGRDPERTLAAEVATRDVVSVDVNAPVRTVLETFRSHRVRHLPVLRDGRLVGILSTRDFLAFVVEGLERHIERARYDASLAAGADPYDHFGGGYGK; via the coding sequence ATGTCCACGATCGAGACCCTGATGGCGACCGAGATGATCACCGTCGCGCCGGGCGACAGCGTGGCGGAAGCGGCGCGGCGCATGCTGGCCAACCGGGTCGGCGCCGTGCTGGTCGTCGAGGGCGGGCGGTTGCGCGGGCTGGTGTCGGAGCGCGACATCGCGGCCCGGGTCGTCGCCGTCGGTCGCGACCCGGAGCGGACCCTGGCGGCCGAGGTCGCGACCCGTGATGTGGTCAGCGTCGACGTGAATGCGCCGGTGCGGACGGTGTTGGAGACCTTCCGCTCGCACCGCGTGCGCCACCTGCCGGTCCTGCGCGATGGCCGCCTGGTCGGCATTCTCTCGACCCGCGACTTCCTCGCCTTCGTGGTCGAGGGGCTGGAGCGGCACATCGAGCGCGCCCGCTACGACGCCTCGCTGGCCGCCGGCGCCGATCCGTACGACCACTTCGGCGGCGGCTACGGGAAATGA